The Vibrio gazogenes DNA segment TGAAGAAGATGCTGCCAATGATTTTTCCGGTTATGGTGCAACGCTGAACTATATACTGGGTGACATCAATATGAATGTAAGCTATGCCACCCGTGACTTTGATGGCACCACCAACCAAGAAGATACCACCTACGGTGTCAACGCCCAATATCAAAACTTCTTTATTGCCTATGTCTATGGCGAAACCGATAAAGGCACTACCGAGAAAAGCACCACCGTCTATACCTCGTATAAATTCGCCAACATTATGGATGTTGAAGACTTGGCACTGTACGCCGGTGGTTATTACTCTGACGTAAAAGATGCCGACAAGACTGACAGCGGTTTACGTCTGCGCGTCAAATATTTGTTCTAAATTTTCCCCACACTGCCTGTCTGCCCTATATCTGTTGTAACCCACGCGGTTTCAGTCACAGATATGGGGCTGACTCTTATCTTTCGGCTCATTCAGTCGTTTGCACGAACCAACGATACAATCGCTTCCAGTGACGTGAAGTATTGATCAGCCAGTGCAAACCGGGGATCCTGCTGATGCGCGTTCACAACAAATGTCGTCATTGATGCAGCTTTGGCTGCGGTCATACCGGTCACACTATCTTCAATCACCAGACATTGATCAGGCGACACATCGAGTTTTTGTGCGGCACTTAAATAAACGGCAGGATGCGGTTTACCGTACTCTTCATCCTCGGCGCTACACACTTGGCTGAAATATGCTTCGATCTCAAGACGCTGGAGCACCGCCTGAATAATTTCCGGCCCGGATGAGGTCGCCAGACCAATACGATAACCCGCCTGTTTCAGCGCCGCTAAAAGTTGATGAACGCCCGGCAGAGCACGTCCATGAGCCCTCACCTGAACAATCAGTTTTTCTAGGATTTGCTGCGCAAGAATCGCCGGATCAACCTGAAGCTGACAGCGTTGACACCAAGTCGAAGCAATCGCGTCTAACCGTTTTCCCATGGTGTGCTGAATACATGCTTCAACCGTGATTTCGGCCCCATAAGTAGCCAGTGTTTCAATCTGTGCCTGTCGCCAGAATGGTTCTGAATCAATTAACACACCATCCATATCAAAAATAACTGCTTTATATGGCAATGCCATCTGCCGCCTCTCCTCTGTTTACCGGGATTTAAAATGTAAAAAGCCAGCAAAGTGCTGGCTTAAATTGATCGAACAATGATGGGAAAACTTAAAGAAAATGGAATGTTGCATTTAAGTTGAACGTTTTCATGTCATCATCATCCATAACATAGGTCTGGTAGCTGGCACCGATAGAAATCGGCCCCATCATGAAGTATTCCACACCGACACCGTACATCAGGTCAACACCATCATCCACTTTGGCACCGTTGACCTTTTCATCCCAAGCATGCAGGCCACCTTTGGCATAGACATGAAGCGGGCCAAAATCAATGCTTGGCTTAATTGCAAAATAACCTGTCGTCGCTTCGGTTTTATTGGCTGGCGAAACATCAATCTCATCAAACTTTGTAAAACCGGCTTCTAAACCAATTAATGGCAGAATACCTGTGCCGACATGAATATTGTAGGCTGTACCATGTTCACCTTTAAAGTCAGATTGTCCAACGGAAGCGCCGCCATAAATCCATGAATCTGCCAAGGCAGATGTTGATGCACCTAAAAGTGCCAATCCAATTAATGTTTTTTTCATGATGAACCTTCTCTACTTTTTCATCGGTGATCATACGATTGGTGATCATACTATTGGTGTTGATACCAAAGCGGCATAAAATTGCCTACGCTCGCCAAAAAACTAACAGAATTCTCTGTAATAGTCTGTTTTATGCAAAAATCGAACCTAAATTAGCATTCACTGATTGCATTCTTGATTCGCTTATCCGAAACAGGATAAGGCGTACCAAGTTGTTGAGCAAAGAAGCTCACTCTTAACTCTTCTATCATCCAGCGGATTGCTTTAACATTCTCGGGAATCGGTGCGCCTTTCGGAATTTTGTTCAATAACTCCCGATAATCTTGTGTCACCGATTCTATTTTCAGCATATGAAGTCGATCTTTGTTGGGATCGATGGGTAATTTTTCTAATCGACGCTCGATAGCCTTCATATACCTTAGGATATCCGGCAGTTTTTTCCAACCGCATTCCGTGGCAAAGCCTTTGAAGATCAAGCTTTCAATTTGTGCTTTGATATCAGAAAGTGCAAATGCCATCGTAAAATCGACTTTCCCTTTCAGCTTTTTATTGATTTGATACGCAGTTGTCAAAATTTCTTCAACTTGCTTTGCAATATCAACAACGGTGTCACCCAACTCAGCGCGAACATACTCTTTCAACGCTTCAAACGCCTCAGCCTCCCAGACTAATCCGCCTTGCCCATCGATAAGCTTGTCGATACCACAGGTAATACAGTCATCAATCAGATCCAACACTTTGCCATATGGATTGAAATAAAGCCCGAGTTTCGATTTATTCGGTAGATTAGTGTGCAAATATTTCACCGGAGACGGCACATTCAGCAAAATTAATCGCCGCTCCCCTGCTCGCATAGCACGTTGTTGCTCTTGCTCGGTCTCAAATAGCTGGATAGCGACGCTATCTTTTTCATCGACCAGTGCCGGATAGGCTCTGACATCGAAACCACCTTTTTTCTGCTGGTAGACCTGAGGAAGCTCTCCAAAGCTCCAGGTATGCAGACCTTTCTGTTCGATATCATCATCGGCTACCTGAGACAGAGTCTCTTTGACTTTGTCTTTCAGGCTCTCTTTTAACGTGAATAGGTCTTTATTTTCCCGCAACTTTTTATGCCGGTGATCGACGGCCCGAAATGTCATTCGCAGGTGATCCGGAATCTGATCGATTTGCCAGTCTTCGCGCAGAATGGTCACTCCGGACATCCGTTTCAGCTCTTTTTCCAACGCATCCAATAATGGCAGTTCCATTGGGGTCGTCCGGGCCAAAAATGCATCCGCGTAGTTCGGTGCCGGTACAAAATTCTTGCGCAATGTCTTCGGCAACGATTTGATCAAATTGACCACGAGTTCATGGCGTAGCCCGGGGATCTGCCAGTCAAACCCCATCGGTTCAATTTGGTTCAATACAGCCAACGGGATATGAACCGTGACACCGTCACTATCATCACCGGGTTCAAATTGATAGCTGAGCTTCAGCTTGATGCCATTCTGATGCCAGAAATTCGGATAATCGAGTTCGGTCACATGGCTGGCATCACCTTTGAACAACATCTCTTTTTCAAAATGGAGATATTCCGGATTCTCCCGGCTGGTCTTTTTCCACCATGTATCAAAGTGACGGCCGGAGACAACTTCCGTGCCGACGCGCTGATCATAAAATTGAAACAAGGACTCATCATCAATCAGAATGTCCCGCCGTCTCGATTTATGTTCCAGCTCTTCTACTTCTTGCAACAGCTTGCGGTTTTGTTTGAAGAAAGCGTGTTTAGTCTCCCACTCACCTTCTACCAGAGCACTCCGAATGAAGATTTCCCGGCTCAAGGTCGCATCAATCGGGCCATAATTCACGAGTCGTTTGGCAACAATCGGTACACCAAACAATGTCACTTTCTCATACGCCATCACCGCTGCGCGCTTTTTCGACCAATGCGGTTCACTGTAGCTTCGTTTGATCAAATGTTGTGCCAGCGGTTCAATCCACTCCGGTTGAATCTTCGCCACCACTCTGGCCCAAAGTTTCGAAGTTTCCACCAGTTCAGCCGACATCACCCATTTCGGTTGTTTCTTAAACAGGCCGGACGCCGGGAAAATATGAAAACGGGCATTTCTCGCCCCGTGATATTCTTTCTCTTCCTGATCTTTGATACCGATATGAGACAGCAATCCAACCAGAATCGAGGTGTGTACCCCCTGATAACTGCCGGGTTCTTCATTCAGCTTCAGCCCGAGGTCATGCATACTCTGATGCAATTGAAAATAGACATCCTGCCATTCACGAATGCGCAGATAATTCAGATAGTCACTTTTACACTGACGTCTGAACTGATTACTACTCAGGGCTT contains these protein-coding regions:
- the hxpB gene encoding hexitol phosphatase HxpB; the encoded protein is MALPYKAVIFDMDGVLIDSEPFWRQAQIETLATYGAEITVEACIQHTMGKRLDAIASTWCQRCQLQVDPAILAQQILEKLIVQVRAHGRALPGVHQLLAALKQAGYRIGLATSSGPEIIQAVLQRLEIEAYFSQVCSAEDEEYGKPHPAVYLSAAQKLDVSPDQCLVIEDSVTGMTAAKAASMTTFVVNAHQQDPRFALADQYFTSLEAIVSLVRAND
- a CDS encoding outer membrane beta-barrel protein; its protein translation is MKKTLIGLALLGASTSALADSWIYGGASVGQSDFKGEHGTAYNIHVGTGILPLIGLEAGFTKFDEIDVSPANKTEATTGYFAIKPSIDFGPLHVYAKGGLHAWDEKVNGAKVDDGVDLMYGVGVEYFMMGPISIGASYQTYVMDDDDMKTFNLNATFHFL
- the hrpA gene encoding ATP-dependent RNA helicase HrpA, with translation MTSSQPHTQPPQAQPNTPGTLRHALNECMIKDRFRLSKRIQGASKINNPNAKQAVFDEIAQDIAKSMMAAELRQQTSAVLDYPEILPVSQKRDDIAQAIEKHQVVIVAGETGSGKTTQLPKICAELGRGTYGVIGHTQPRRLAARSVAARIAEETKTSLGDFVGYKVRFNDQISDQTQIKLMTDGILLAEIQHDRFLNQYDTIIIDEAHERSLNIDFILGYLKQLLPKRPDLKVIITSATIDPERFSQHFDGAPIIEVSGRTYPVDTRYRPLAGEDESERDQLDGIFDAVDELSDEGPGDILIFMNGEREIRDTADALSKRNLKHTEIVPLYARLSAGEQNRIFQSHSGRRIVLATNVAETSLTVPGIKYVIDPGTARISRYSYRTKVQRLPIEPISQASANQRKGRCGRVEAGICIRLYSEDDFQSRPEFTDPEILRTNLASVILQMTALGLGDIEAFPFVEAPDKRNIQDGVRLLEELGAIQTQSQERKKRLTAIGQKLSRLPIDPRLARMVLEAPKWGCLKEVMIISAALSIQDPRERPSDKQQSADDKHRRFYHEDSDFLTFVNLWDYIKQQQKALSSNQFRRQCKSDYLNYLRIREWQDVYFQLHQSMHDLGLKLNEEPGSYQGVHTSILVGLLSHIGIKDQEEKEYHGARNARFHIFPASGLFKKQPKWVMSAELVETSKLWARVVAKIQPEWIEPLAQHLIKRSYSEPHWSKKRAAVMAYEKVTLFGVPIVAKRLVNYGPIDATLSREIFIRSALVEGEWETKHAFFKQNRKLLQEVEELEHKSRRRDILIDDESLFQFYDQRVGTEVVSGRHFDTWWKKTSRENPEYLHFEKEMLFKGDASHVTELDYPNFWHQNGIKLKLSYQFEPGDDSDGVTVHIPLAVLNQIEPMGFDWQIPGLRHELVVNLIKSLPKTLRKNFVPAPNYADAFLARTTPMELPLLDALEKELKRMSGVTILREDWQIDQIPDHLRMTFRAVDHRHKKLRENKDLFTLKESLKDKVKETLSQVADDDIEQKGLHTWSFGELPQVYQQKKGGFDVRAYPALVDEKDSVAIQLFETEQEQQRAMRAGERRLILLNVPSPVKYLHTNLPNKSKLGLYFNPYGKVLDLIDDCITCGIDKLIDGQGGLVWEAEAFEALKEYVRAELGDTVVDIAKQVEEILTTAYQINKKLKGKVDFTMAFALSDIKAQIESLIFKGFATECGWKKLPDILRYMKAIERRLEKLPIDPNKDRLHMLKIESVTQDYRELLNKIPKGAPIPENVKAIRWMIEELRVSFFAQQLGTPYPVSDKRIKNAISEC